tcttctgAAAAGCAGATGGTGAAtattaaaaattaaaaaaaaaaacaaaaacagaaataaaaataaaagagacaaattaacaataataaacagccaataaaaaagaaaaaaaggaacacaaaATAACACtggagaaataaaaatgaagaagacacCCACCCAAACAGGCATTTTAGGGGAAATTgaaggtaaaataaaaaagtaataaaacgcaaaaaaaaaaaaacaaaaaaaaaacaaatcaaaacaaacaaaaatgtgcGATGCAACAAATTTTATAAGAGAGTTATAAAATGATCATTAATCCTTCACTGTCATCACAATATTTGCTTCTctgtttcctccctttttcttttcttttatttgttaacCCTAACGGATACATGACATCATATTTtacattttgttgttttatttccatCTCACACGTGTCACTGccactctttctttttttttttgaaaaatcacacacacacacacacacacacacacgaaaaaaaaaaaaggaaaaaagaaaaggaaaacacaacaaaacataaaatatatgcaaatgCATATATGCGTAAAGTATATACGACGGAGTTTATACATGATGGATTAAGCAATgacgaaaataaataaatataaatatatattaaaaaagataagaaatgaaaaagaaaaaaaaatgctttttttacaacagaaggagaaagaggaagaggattaaaacaaaaacaaaaaactttTATTGCCcacctttatttatttattttatatatttacttgtttattgttttatatatttttttctatcGCCTATTCCTCCCCTTctcaaaaatatttttctgtGTTGTTTCGTGCTgctgcttcattttttttttcccctcttcttttttctttataatCCTAATCCTAATCTTAATCTTAatctttttttcaaaaaaaaaacttttccaCAGATTTGATATAACTCTTCATTTCCACTCCATTTATTTCCACCTCATATAAActtacattttgtgtttctgtACGAAACAACAccgaataaaaataagacaagacaaaaaaaaaagacaaaaaaagacaaaaaaagaaaaaaaaagacaaaaaaaaaagaaacaacaacaacaaaagagagcacagaataaaaaaacaaagcagttAGAaataaacatacaaatataaatatctaaattaaaatataaatacaaacacatgaATCCGTAAACAGGGTAAACATATATTTGCAGATGCATTTGTAAATATCATTAACCGCAAATAAGTGAATGAACCACCAAATGGAAAGAGGAATCCCGCATGTCCACTTGCATAATAAtagtgaaaataataataataataataattattattaaaattattaaaattaaaaattattaatattaccCATCGCAAAAATCGGATGAAACACACACTTGCACGATCAGACACACGCCGTGTTTCATAATTgcatgaaaacaacaaatttttttttctaattttaatttttaatcCCTGCACACATctgcttcccttttccccctcccttgaGTGCGTTCGTATGCAAATTTCctcaaaaataacaaattttGAAGTTATGCACACCCACACCCACACCCACACGCACTcgattctttttctttttttttttttaaaaaaaaactcaactATTCATTTCGTatcaaaacaacagcaacaacaacaacaaaacccaTTTTGAAACGTGTTATGGCATCCGCCTGttatacatataaatataaatataaataaatatataatggTATATGTTCACACATTCACTTACTCGCaatcttccctcccccccctttccaaATGaaatcattttcttttccacctcctttcttttatatatttatatatctttatttatatttatatgtataaacacataaacacaaatataaacacacatgtgctcttttgtttgtttgtttgtcctttttcctttccttttttatttttattgaaaGCCTCACAAATGCAGAAGCCACCGTATGAAATAAAAACTTTTCATGAACGTAaagcaattaaaaaaaaaaaaagcgcttGTCATTTGTCActtcacttctcttttcttttctttttccctctttttgcgAAGAGAAAATACCTCGCCATTTCTCTTAacatttataaaaaaaatgataataatttcCAGTTCACATAATAATGCAAAGAGGAGATATGAGAGGTGAGAGACAAGGgaatacaagaaaaagaaaaaaaaacaacaagaagacaATATAAGATATAAAATatggaaaaaatgaattgtggagaaaaaagaaaagaagaggaggaattCAAGTAATTTCGAGGAATGTTGGTAAAAGTCGTGTGGTGAACACAACTGCGaaacataaacaaaaaaaaaagaaaaaaaacatgttaATAATATACCCGTCACCACCATAAAATAAGAGAACATcgtcatcaacatcaacaacaacaaaaaagaaaagaaaagaggttgAGGCCAATACAATGTAATGGATGGCGATAATTGGATGAataaagggagaaggaggaaaacacacGACACCCacccacacatacaaatatataaataaataaataaataaatataaatataaccACAGATAATCGgcgacaaaaaacaaacacacaaacacacaaacaaacaaacaaacaaacaaacaaagaaggtgCGGAAGACAACCACTCTCCGCTTCACAtcttaataatattaatattattaatagtatattattgttgtgatATTTTTTTCAGAGGGTAAAttgaaacaataacaaacaacagACAACCaccacaataacaaaaaaaaaaggaaagaaccaGTGGGTTCGTTTCCCTTCCCGTGTTTAATACCCTTTAGAAATATACCAACATCTCCCACATTATTAATTTATAATGCCCTCAAACAAACACGATGATCGATGCGAGTTGGAGGGCTTGAAAAtatttctgttatttttcttaattATTAAAttttgaagaagaagaaggaggaacaacatatgaaaaacatttaagaaagagaaagaaaagaggcccccccccccaaataaaaaacaagaggaaacaaaacaacagcagcagcagcagtaacATTagtaaataacaacaatgatAAAAATGgtaacaaaggaaaaaaaaacaacaacaacaaagcagAGTGGTAAAATTGTCACATCGTTAGTTCCTATTCTTTGACATCttattccctctttttttctttttcttttgttttttttcctttttaaatacttttcTCCGCGTCTATTCATGCTGTTAAACTTCCTCTGACTTACGGCCACCACAACAACTTCAAGCAACTTTCATATGCACACATTTCTATGAACTCAAATAAGTGTAACATTCAACTATTGGATGAATATAACCCATCATTTATGTATacgcatgcatatatttgtGCAGTGAATATGTGGTTATTGCTGCGACGTGGATGTGGACATGAAACGAAATATTGCCCAAATAATTGCCAAGGTTACGACATGAAGGTATCTCCCATCCACCCCTCCTCTATTTACATTCACATGCacctaaacaaaaaaaaaaaaaggacaaataagaaagaaacaacaaccttctcttcctctccctatccttctctttttccttttttttctctctccataaaaacaacaataacgacAAGAAAAATTTCCTTGTTAATTTGGTTATTAACATGAGATGCCCTCTGATAATTTAATGTTCTCTAAGATTTTTATGTTGACACCGTCATTCCCCCATATGCCGCTCCATCAGTGGCCCACTTGGGTACGGTATCTGTAATGATGGCGTCAactttcattccttttgACTGCGCTGCACGAAAGCGTTCGCACATGTTCATTTCCCCCCACGTCCACACCTGCTGTCCCTTTCCATGGGCATAATTCACAATTGTCCTTCCACGAGAACAGTCAAAGTTGGACCAAAATTCATCCATTTTCCTCCCTGAGATCCCTACGTGGGCtccattatcatcattatcattatcattatcattatcttcACCATCATGTGTGGTGTTCTCGCCTTTACCGTTCGGGTAACTAAAAGTACCTCCGCGTTCCCTTTCCGCCATGCCTTGGATTTCCTTTAGTTCACCCAACTGCTTGTCCGTGCACAGTGAGGGAGCATGAATAGAGATACCCGAGAGATTCATCAGTATAGAAAATTGCAATGCGCCTTCCACTCTGCCAAATGAGCGGTAATCCTTAAAGTCATCGCCCAGTTCCGTGTCACACAAATAAACGACATGGTAACGGCTTTGCTTTAACCTCAGCGCCAGACACACATCAGGTTCGAAGCTGCTGAATATTACATCCCTGAAGCGTTGCGTTTTTCCCCCCAGTCCGTCATCCACCGAATGTTGCTGATCGGCGAAAGCGAAAACGACCTGTAGAATATCATCCACGAATGCATTTACCTCAAAGGAGTCCGTTTGcaaaaagagattagcaTCTGCTATTGGTTGGAAAGGAAATTTAACCTCCAGGTCAAAACGCAGGGAGGGCGCGGTGCCTTCGAAGAGGTCCTGCAGCGTGCAGATGCGATTCGTCACATTCTCCTCTTGGGATATGATACGTTTGTGCTTATTATACGCGCTGATGTAATCATCCACGCTGGGACAGTGATTATGGCACTTTTCGGTCGAGGAGTTGGATTTATCATCGCCACCGCTTTCTGAGTTGATGTCGGCACATCCCCCAATGGCATGATTACCACCAACGCTGCCGTGTTTTTCTGTGCATTCCTTTGTGCATGGGACGCAGGTTCCGA
This is a stretch of genomic DNA from Trypanosoma brucei gambiense DAL972 chromosome 2, complete sequence. It encodes these proteins:
- a CDS encoding T. brucei spp.-specific protein; translation: MCGWVSCVFLLLPLFIQLSPSITLYWPQPLFFSFLLLLMLMTMFSYFMVVTGILLTCFFSFFFVYVSQLCSPHDFYQHSSKLLEFLLFFSFFSTIHFFHILYLILSSCCFFFFFLYSLVSHLSYLLFALLCELEIIIIFFINVKRNGEVFSLRKKREKEKKREVK